The window ACCCTGTCGGTTGCAACCAGTATCGAATCGATCAGCTCCCTCCCAAAGGTGCGGGTGAGGACCCCTATGGAGAGATGATCGGTCAGCCGTGAGCCCTCTGGTTGTCTCTTCCATCCAGGTCTTGGCATCGGCACCTCCCGAGACCCAGTATAGCACTGGAATGGTACTAAGTTAACGGTATTGGAATTTAGTCTGAACTTACTCCTCTCATGGTGTTACTCTACATGGTTCTGCGCTGCCGAGTTCAGGGTAACCTATGGTGCGTCTGGATGTTAGCACTCGTCGACGCTGTGCCCGGGCCCATCTCAGGTTCCAGGTGCAAGACCATCTATCCGGTGTGTGGTGCCTACACTTCTACCGGTTACGCCAGGTCAGGTTTCAAAGAGACCACCGCTATAGCTTTCCTGGCGGTAGGTGGTAGCGAGATTGTGAATATCTGCGCTGTTTATTCGAGCATCGTTTGCACCCCACTCATACGATGGATCTCAATTTAAAGACAGAGACATACTGCGAAAGAAACGGATCAGCGACCGGTAACCCCATCGATGGACTGGCGGATCAGGTCCGCGTGGCCAGCATGACGGGCCCATTCTTCGATGAGGTGGATGTAGATCGAAGCGAGCGACACCTCTTGTCCTCGCACATCCACGATGTGATCAAGCGGCAGATTCTTTACCGCAGCGTCGCACCGTGCCCACTCGGCGGGAAGGTCGGAGATCGCCTGCGGAGCACTCGCTGTGTCGAGATCGTCGAAGTCTTCGTCGGTGGTCGTAAAGAGGGGGGCGACATCTTCCCCGGCAGCACGTATTCGAAACCACGTTCTTTCGACATTTGTCATGTGCCGAACCAGCCCGAGTAGTGAAAGCGTCGAGGGAGCTACAGGTCTCAGCGCCAGCTGCTCAGCATTCAACCCTGCACAGATTCGAAGCAAGGTCAGTCGGTAGTGATCGAGGTAACCCTGGAGTATCAGTCGGATGTCGCCTGTGTCAGGGGCGAGGCCGTCGTTGGGCGGCTCTGGAGTAATCCATGTCATGTCCTTCACCATACCTAAATTCGACCCAGAGTCGTCAGGCGGAACCCGTCAGAGTACTTGCTGGGAGTGGAGGCTGAAGAGCCTAATTGTTATGGGCCCTCCACCCACGCAGGAGCATCCGTTACGTCTTTACCACGGACCCCTCGCACATGCCAGCCTCTCACCGGGCTCACCTCGAGTGGAGCCCCTCACGCATTATCAACTGGGCCAAGACCACCGATCCAATGACGGGAGCCCTGGTTGAGGGAGTATTCGAGCGACGTCCTCACCCAGAACAGGGATACCGCAGCTGTCTTGGCATTATGAGTTTTGCAAAGACGTACTCAC of the Ferrimicrobium sp. genome contains:
- a CDS encoding DinB family protein — its product is MTWITPEPPNDGLAPDTGDIRLILQGYLDHYRLTLLRICAGLNAEQLALRPVAPSTLSLLGLVRHMTNVERTWFRIRAAGEDVAPLFTTTDEDFDDLDTASAPQAISDLPAEWARCDAAVKNLPLDHIVDVRGQEVSLASIYIHLIEEWARHAGHADLIRQSIDGVTGR